Genomic DNA from Peribacillus sp. FSL H8-0477:
GACTTTGGATCATAGATAATAATCGGTTCACCATGACTCGGTGCTTCACTCAGTCTGACATTCCGTGGAATGATCGTTCGATACACTTTATCCTGAAAGTATTTTTTAACCTCTTCAATGACTTGAATTCCTAAATTCGTGCGGGCATCAAGCATCGTCAGCAGTACGCCTTCAATCCTTAATTCATGATTGAGGTGTTTTTGTACTAGGCGAATCGTGCTTAACAGCTGGCTTAGTCCTTCAAGAGCGTAATATTCACATTGGACGGGAATGACAACAGCATCCGCAGCGGTCAATGCGTTCAATGTTAACAAACCTAGTGATGGCGGGCAATCAATAATGATATAGTCATAATCTTCTTTTACCTCTTCAAGCGCCCTTTTTAAGCGTACTTCCCGGGAAATAGTTGGAACCAATTCAATTTCAGCACCTGCAAGCTGAATGGTGGCTGGGATTATATATAGTTTTTCAACTTTCGTCTCTCTGATGACTTCTGATGCCTCAACGTCATCAACCAATACATCATAAATACATTGTTCCACATCCGCTTTTTCAATTCCTGCCCCGCTTGTCGCATTCCCCTGAGGATCAATGTCTACTAATAATACTTTTTTACCTATGTAAGCTAAACACGCACTTAAGTTAACAGAGGTAGTTGTTTTTCCTACACCGCCCTTTTGATTGGCGATGGCGAGAATCATTCCCACGGTGTCACCTTCTTTCTAAACATAGTATTCTATCAATAATCATTCATTTATAAGTAAAAAATAGTAAAAATTAATATTTATTTTCCAATTCCAGTTTACCATGAAAATGTACATTTCGACTCATTTTCTCGCACTGAAGTGAAGAGGGAAAAGAAGGGTTTCAAAAAAACCCGGTAATCACTGATTACCAGGCATGTAAATCATTTATTTTTTCTTGGGGATTTTGATAGTGAATTGATAATACTCCTCAAATTCTTCTTCTTCAGAATCAAGATTAATCCCATTATCCGTCACCATAGAAAGAGATTGTCGGATTGTATTAACCGCGATTCGCATATCCTTTGAGAATGCTTTCCGTTTAGGCTTAGGTTTTTGCTCGGTACTGAGCAGTCTAACTACCCGCTCCTCGGTCTGTTTAACATTCAAATTGCGTTCAATAATTTCCTCAAGAAGCCTGATTTGTTTTTCAGGGTTTTTCAAAGGAATTAACGATCGAGCATGCCGCTCCGTAATTTGCTTATTGAGCACCGCTTGTTGGACTTCCTGTGGAAGCTTTAACAGCCGGAGCTTATTAGCTACAGTAGACTGTCCTATTCCCAACCGCTGGGCAAGAGCTTCTTGGGTTAATTGATGTAATTCTATAAGTTTCCCATATGCTATTGCTTCTTCAATGGGTGTTAATTCTTCCCGCTGGAGATTTTCTATAAGTGCTACTGAAGCCGTTTCAGTATCATTAAAATCTTTTATAATGGCTGGAGCCGTTTCCCAGCCAAGCTTCTGCATGGCTCTAAAACGCCTCTCACCAGCAATTATTTCGAATTTCCCTGATTCATACTCTCTCACAACAATCGGTTGAATGATGCCATGTGTATGTATCGTCTGAGCTAACTCGGAAAGCTTATCATCATTAAAAACTGTTCTTGGTTGATATCGGTTCGGGACAATGTCGGAGATGGAAAGTTTCATGATTTCATCATTTTTACTAGGTTCTTCCATCTCTTTCTGTTGTTCCTCTTTTTCGCCTAACCCGAAGAATCGCGAAAAAGGATGCTTCATCTTCCTACACCACCTTTACAAAACTCCCACATAACATATTCTCTATAGATTTAATAAAGTCCTTCATACCTCGGTAAAATTGTTCAAGCCGGTTGGTACTTACTCAATCGGCATTTTATTTGGAGTACCGGGTTTACGCGGATATTTCCTAGGTGTTTGCTTCACCTTTTGAATAATAATTATATTTCTTTCACTGTTTTCTTCAGGTAAAAGAAACGGATGAACTTGTTCCAATTTTCCACCCATAGCAGAAATCGCCTTTTTCCCGATATCTATTTCTTCTCCCGCACTAGCCGCCTTCATTGCAATAAATGTGCCGCCTGTCTTTACCAGCGGCAGACATAACTCACTTAGGACAGACATCCTGGCAACAGCTCGAGCCATAACAATATCGTATGCTTCCCGTTGGTCAGCTTTTTGAGCAAACGTTTCAGCACGGTCATGATAAAACGTGGTGTTTGTCAACTGAAGAGAAGCGGCCAGATGCTCGAGAAAAGAAATTCTCTTATTTAACGAATCCACAATAGATACCTGAAGATTTGGGAAACAAATTTTCAGCGGTATACTTGGAAATCCCGCTCCTGCGCCTACATCACAAATTTTATAAGGTTTAGTAAAATCAAAATAAAAGGCGGCGCTGACTGAATCATAAAAATGCTTTAAATACACATCTTCTTTTTCAGTTATGGCCGTTAGATTCATTTTTTCATTCCACTCTACCAAGAGCTCGTAATAGGTTTCAAATTGTTGCAGCTGAAGGGAGGAAAGCTCAATTCCCTTCTCCTTCAACTGTAACGCAAATTGTTCTATTTTCATGAGTTAAACATCCTTTTTAGGTCTTTTATCTTTCAACACGCGCAATTTTCCCTTGTTCTAAATAAACAAGTAATATTGAAACGTCTGCAGGATTAACCCCTGAAATTCTTGATGCCTGAGCGATAGATAGCGGCAGCACTTGTTTAAGCTTTTGACGTGCCTCTGTAGCCAATCCTGAAATGGCGTCATAATCGATATTGACTGGAATCTTTTTGTTTTCCATCTTTTTCAGCCGATCCACTTGCTGAAGGGACTTTTCAATATACCCTTCATATTTAATTTGTATTTCTACCTGTTCAGTTACATCACCATCTAGCTCAATTTCACTTGGTATAAGCTGATTAATATGGCTGTAACTCATTTCTGGACGCTTAAGCAAATCGGAAGCACGAATGCCATCCTTTAACTCACTGCCGCCGCCTTCTGTTACAATTTGCTGTACTTCTTCAGTCGGTTTAATGAAAATCGA
This window encodes:
- the rsmG gene encoding 16S rRNA (guanine(527)-N(7))-methyltransferase RsmG produces the protein MKIEQFALQLKEKGIELSSLQLQQFETYYELLVEWNEKMNLTAITEKEDVYLKHFYDSVSAAFYFDFTKPYKICDVGAGAGFPSIPLKICFPNLQVSIVDSLNKRISFLEHLAASLQLTNTTFYHDRAETFAQKADQREAYDIVMARAVARMSVLSELCLPLVKTGGTFIAMKAASAGEEIDIGKKAISAMGGKLEQVHPFLLPEENSERNIIIIQKVKQTPRKYPRKPGTPNKMPIE
- the noc gene encoding nucleoid occlusion protein, which encodes MKHPFSRFFGLGEKEEQQKEMEEPSKNDEIMKLSISDIVPNRYQPRTVFNDDKLSELAQTIHTHGIIQPIVVREYESGKFEIIAGERRFRAMQKLGWETAPAIIKDFNDTETASVALIENLQREELTPIEEAIAYGKLIELHQLTQEALAQRLGIGQSTVANKLRLLKLPQEVQQAVLNKQITERHARSLIPLKNPEKQIRLLEEIIERNLNVKQTEERVVRLLSTEQKPKPKRKAFSKDMRIAVNTIRQSLSMVTDNGINLDSEEEEFEEYYQFTIKIPKKK
- a CDS encoding ParA family protein; translated protein: MGMILAIANQKGGVGKTTTSVNLSACLAYIGKKVLLVDIDPQGNATSGAGIEKADVEQCIYDVLVDDVEASEVIRETKVEKLYIIPATIQLAGAEIELVPTISREVRLKRALEEVKEDYDYIIIDCPPSLGLLTLNALTAADAVVIPVQCEYYALEGLSQLLSTIRLVQKHLNHELRIEGVLLTMLDARTNLGIQVIEEVKKYFQDKVYRTIIPRNVRLSEAPSHGEPIIIYDPKSRGAEVYLELAKEVVANG